Proteins from a genomic interval of Pseudomonas versuta:
- a CDS encoding glutathione peroxidase: protein MSAFHDLTLDALDGSPLPLEAFKDQVVLVVNVASKCGLTPQYAALENLYQQYKAQGFSVLGVPCNQFAGQEPGTEEQIQAFCSLNYGVTFPLSSKLDVNGPQRHQLYRLLAGEGAEFPGDISWNFEKFLVGPDGRVLERFSPRTAPDDAAVIQAIEKALS from the coding sequence ATGAGCGCTTTTCACGACCTTACCCTAGACGCGCTGGACGGCAGCCCGCTGCCCTTGGAAGCCTTCAAGGACCAAGTGGTGCTGGTAGTCAACGTTGCCTCGAAATGCGGGTTGACCCCGCAATATGCCGCGCTGGAAAACCTGTATCAGCAATACAAGGCTCAAGGTTTCAGCGTGCTGGGTGTGCCCTGCAACCAGTTCGCCGGGCAAGAGCCGGGCACTGAAGAGCAAATCCAGGCATTTTGCAGCCTGAACTATGGGGTGACTTTCCCCCTGAGCAGCAAACTGGACGTCAATGGCCCGCAGCGCCATCAGCTTTACCGTTTGCTGGCAGGTGAAGGCGCCGAGTTCCCGGGTGACATCAGCTGGAATTTTGAAAAGTTTCTGGTCGGGCCGGATGGCCGGGTGCTTGAGCGCTTTTCGCCGCGTACCGCGCCGGATGATGCAGCAGTGATTCAGGCGATTGAGAAAGCCCTGTCTTAA
- a CDS encoding FKBP-type peptidyl-prolyl cis-trans isomerase: MTIAANKAVSIEYTLTNDDGDVIDSSAGGAPLVYLQGAGNIIPGLEKALEGKAVGEELTVTVEPEDAYGEYSAELVSTLSASMFEGVDQLEVGMQFHASAPDGQMQIVTIRDLDGDDVTVDGNHPLAGQRLTFKVKVVAVRDASEEEVAHGHVHGEGGHQH; this comes from the coding sequence ATGACGATCGCCGCCAACAAGGCAGTCTCCATCGAATATACCCTGACCAACGACGATGGCGATGTCATCGACAGCTCTGCCGGCGGCGCACCGCTGGTTTACCTGCAAGGCGCAGGTAACATCATTCCAGGTCTGGAAAAGGCTCTTGAAGGCAAGGCCGTTGGCGAAGAACTGACGGTAACCGTTGAACCTGAAGACGCTTACGGCGAGTACTCCGCTGAACTGGTCAGCACCTTGAGCGCCAGCATGTTCGAAGGCGTTGACCAACTGGAAGTGGGCATGCAGTTCCACGCTTCCGCACCGGACGGCCAGATGCAGATCGTGACTATCCGTGATCTGGACGGCGACGACGTAACTGTAGACGGCAACCACCCGTTGGCAGGCCAGCGCCTGACCTTCAAGGTCAAGGTTGTTGCTGTACGTGACGCGAGCGAAGAAGAAGTTGCTCACGGCCACGTTCACGGTGAAGGCGGTCATCAGCACTGA